In one Nostoc sp. KVJ3 genomic region, the following are encoded:
- a CDS encoding DNA adenine methylase codes for MIKSPLRYPGGKSKAINQIAEYLPESFSEFREPFVGGGSVFIYLRQKFPHIKIWINDLNRELFLFWKFAQSDLAQLVQEIRHIKVKYTDGKLLFIELTSVDVNNLSDLERAVRFFVLNRITFSGTVESGGFSQEAFHKRFTESSIERLEKLEDILSNNVQITNLDYSDLLKPDGKDVFLFLDPPYFNATKSKLYGKDGDLHTSFEHQRFPELLQQCHHRWLITYDDSPQIRENFQWANISAWELQYGMNNYKQSRAAKGKELFITNYKVKLDLDKKAKNHKLVNPALQLNLEILT; via the coding sequence ATGATTAAAAGTCCTTTACGATATCCTGGTGGTAAGTCAAAAGCAATAAATCAGATAGCTGAATACTTGCCAGAGAGCTTTTCAGAATTTAGAGAGCCTTTTGTAGGTGGTGGTTCTGTATTTATTTATTTAAGACAAAAGTTTCCGCATATTAAGATTTGGATTAACGATTTAAACCGCGAATTATTCTTATTCTGGAAGTTTGCCCAATCCGATCTAGCTCAATTAGTTCAAGAAATTCGGCATATTAAAGTTAAATATACAGATGGTAAATTATTGTTTATAGAATTAACTAGCGTAGATGTCAATAATTTATCTGATTTAGAAAGAGCCGTTCGTTTTTTCGTCCTCAATAGAATTACTTTTTCAGGAACTGTAGAATCAGGTGGTTTTTCCCAAGAAGCCTTTCATAAAAGATTTACTGAATCTTCAATAGAACGATTAGAAAAGTTAGAAGATATTTTGTCAAACAATGTCCAAATTACTAATCTTGATTATAGCGACTTATTAAAACCAGATGGGAAAGATGTATTTTTATTTTTAGATCCACCATATTTTAACGCTACAAAATCAAAGTTATATGGTAAAGATGGTGACTTACATACCTCTTTTGAACACCAGAGATTTCCTGAACTTTTGCAACAATGCCATCATCGCTGGCTAATAACCTACGATGATTCACCGCAAATTAGAGAAAATTTTCAATGGGCTAATATCTCAGCGTGGGAATTGCAGTATGGCATGAATAACTACAAGCAGAGTCGTGCAGCTAAAGGAAAAGAATTATTCATTACTAACTACAAAGTTAAACTTGATTTGGATAAAAAAGCAAAAAATCATAAGCTTGTTAATCCAGCTTTGCAGTTGAATCTTGAAATTTTAACCTAA
- a CDS encoding high light inducible protein — MADVKKTTPSVSEDPNALRWGFTPQSENWNGRFAMIGFLSAVALEVFSGQGILHFWGIL; from the coding sequence ATGGCAGACGTAAAAAAGACTACGCCTTCAGTTTCAGAAGATCCTAATGCTTTGCGTTGGGGCTTCACTCCTCAGAGCGAAAACTGGAACGGTCGTTTTGCAATGATTGGTTTTCTATCTGCTGTTGCGCTTGAAGTGTTTTCTGGTCAAGGGATTTTACACTTCTGGGGCATTCTATAG
- a CDS encoding molecular chaperone has product MNPFQLNKYSDREPSEKQQKRFPGWFALDFGTSNSTVTLFDPIEVPIAEILPKEQEMRLRDRLSEWLSSPASVALPDVSDDDWAKFITEISKNLEIDPRKLSEVFESDNKERFLEAIRQIELSLGNSERFRRAVSKKLYQIYHEVFRVPTLESQNLIPVVLDIDRRDTEIPSELEISQLGDLKLRMGREARDNRKKAIAQGTSSSLKEIISRFHHSPKRYFGQERSFSIIVDGEEEIITANQLIQSAWAHLIELTEDYRQRAQRRFSEGTFLTAVVTYPTVAPPVVRKEVKEFVEQLGIDDVQTAYDEAVSVAIFFLWREFGGNLNIGIESFKTRCRQVGNKWSQNVLVLDIGGGTTDLALIELTLEDKTPAFADYEDRGLGGRYYKLTPKLLGSSGHLQLGGELITLRIFRLLKVAIADFLLAAVTTGDIESEKLEDLISSELNERFLEKGKFKSGSLLKCLDKENPEGDIAYKDALDTSEKVLPTRWQQAPQRLQSFYILWDHAEAAKLKLGQKAPADNSLLTFTLSEQQISELLTQSAVKWQVKDPNSICVTLDNQQFERAAVSGIKEAIGIAKGLMESRLRPDDLTKDSWNSQKVDWLILSGKTCNLDIVQRQIYQEFSKSPYFVWNPERITFVLEFTKLATSAGACYAEKLRRLRFDPEESKSLLRKGANQLEIDVKNLFYYLPCNFKRKTQSNDLLTIFQAGQELYQLAPWETVAKVRTVWQGIQLTNIIYRQDYEDGDLRLWGSFDGKNLMNKLGMQETEFLKKIKVQFEIDQTLEFNVLLCQGNPHYLIDISGIDLESVVSETSPLFADGKLNWNIAVERFNKDLNDGDIAVNVIESATVDQPDAYHLVFEVGNDGNKLFQKFHYLRDGVTEPGIGLISNPLPPFPQTGQHTFYIYQTDAENNSKKWIRIGALSKPDVTTDYPCQYRVTLDDQGILRMHAGEVPYWTSNSQECLKEEGCIYIAELELQPNEVDKERDPFCGIH; this is encoded by the coding sequence ATGAATCCTTTTCAACTCAACAAATATAGCGATCGAGAACCAAGCGAGAAACAACAAAAAAGATTTCCGGGATGGTTTGCTTTAGATTTTGGTACATCGAATTCCACAGTTACACTCTTCGATCCGATTGAAGTACCGATCGCAGAAATTCTCCCCAAAGAGCAAGAAATGCGGCTGCGCGATCGCTTATCAGAATGGCTAAGTTCCCCCGCTTCAGTAGCTTTACCAGATGTCAGCGATGACGATTGGGCAAAATTCATCACAGAAATTAGCAAAAATCTGGAGATAGATCCAAGAAAGTTGAGTGAAGTATTTGAAAGTGACAATAAAGAGCGCTTTTTAGAAGCAATTCGCCAAATTGAGCTTTCTTTAGGAAACAGCGAGAGATTCCGCCGGGCTGTCAGCAAAAAACTTTACCAAATCTATCATGAAGTGTTCCGCGTTCCTACCCTAGAGTCGCAAAATTTGATCCCAGTTGTGCTGGATATCGATCGCCGCGATACGGAGATTCCCAGCGAGTTAGAAATTTCGCAGTTAGGGGACTTAAAGCTGCGGATGGGTAGGGAAGCTAGAGATAACCGCAAAAAAGCGATCGCTCAAGGTACAAGCAGTTCTTTAAAGGAAATTATCAGCAGATTTCACCATTCACCCAAACGTTATTTCGGTCAGGAGCGATCGTTTTCAATTATTGTAGATGGTGAAGAAGAAATAATTACCGCTAACCAACTGATCCAATCTGCTTGGGCGCATTTAATCGAGTTAACTGAAGATTACCGCCAACGCGCCCAACGCAGATTTTCAGAAGGGACTTTTTTAACAGCAGTTGTCACCTACCCCACTGTCGCCCCACCAGTTGTTCGCAAAGAAGTTAAGGAATTTGTTGAGCAATTGGGAATCGATGATGTTCAAACTGCTTATGATGAAGCCGTTTCTGTGGCAATATTCTTTTTGTGGCGAGAATTTGGCGGTAATCTTAATATTGGCATCGAGTCATTCAAAACTCGTTGCCGTCAAGTTGGAAATAAATGGTCACAAAATGTCCTCGTTTTAGATATCGGCGGCGGAACCACAGATTTAGCTTTAATTGAACTGACTTTAGAAGATAAAACCCCAGCTTTTGCCGATTATGAAGATCGGGGTTTAGGAGGACGTTACTATAAACTTACTCCCAAACTATTAGGTTCATCCGGTCATTTACAGTTAGGTGGTGAGTTAATTACGCTGCGGATTTTTAGATTATTAAAAGTTGCGATCGCAGATTTTTTATTGGCAGCAGTAACAACAGGTGATATTGAAAGTGAAAAGCTAGAAGATTTAATTAGCTCTGAGTTAAACGAGCGCTTTTTAGAAAAAGGTAAATTCAAAAGTGGCAGTCTTTTAAAATGTCTAGATAAAGAGAATCCCGAAGGCGATATTGCTTACAAAGATGCCCTAGATACTTCCGAGAAAGTATTACCCACCCGTTGGCAACAAGCACCCCAACGGCTGCAATCATTTTATATTCTTTGGGATCATGCGGAAGCTGCTAAACTTAAACTTGGGCAAAAAGCGCCAGCAGATAATTCTTTATTAACCTTCACACTTTCTGAACAACAGATTTCCGAATTGCTTACCCAAAGCGCGGTTAAATGGCAAGTCAAAGATCCAAATAGTATCTGCGTCACCCTAGATAACCAGCAATTTGAACGAGCCGCCGTTTCAGGAATTAAAGAAGCGATCGGTATTGCTAAAGGATTGATGGAAAGTCGCTTGCGCCCCGACGATCTCACCAAAGATTCTTGGAATTCTCAAAAAGTTGATTGGTTAATTCTGTCTGGAAAAACTTGTAATTTAGACATAGTGCAACGCCAAATCTATCAAGAATTTAGTAAGTCTCCCTATTTTGTATGGAATCCAGAACGGATTACCTTTGTGTTAGAATTTACCAAATTAGCCACCTCTGCCGGCGCTTGCTATGCCGAGAAATTGAGAAGATTAAGATTCGATCCAGAAGAGTCTAAAAGCTTGCTGCGGAAGGGAGCTAACCAACTAGAAATTGATGTCAAAAACCTATTTTATTATTTACCTTGCAATTTTAAACGCAAAACCCAAAGTAATGATTTACTCACCATATTTCAGGCTGGACAAGAACTCTATCAACTCGCACCTTGGGAAACTGTCGCCAAAGTTCGGACTGTATGGCAGGGAATCCAGTTAACTAATATTATTTACCGTCAAGACTACGAAGATGGAGATTTACGATTGTGGGGTAGCTTCGATGGCAAAAACCTCATGAATAAACTGGGAATGCAAGAAACAGAGTTTCTGAAAAAAATTAAAGTCCAGTTTGAAATTGACCAAACCCTTGAATTTAATGTATTGCTTTGTCAAGGAAATCCCCATTATTTAATTGATATTTCTGGTATTGATTTGGAATCAGTTGTTTCTGAAACATCGCCACTATTTGCTGATGGTAAACTGAACTGGAATATCGCCGTAGAGCGCTTCAATAAAGATTTAAATGATGGTGATATTGCCGTCAATGTTATTGAGTCTGCAACTGTCGATCAACCAGATGCCTATCATCTTGTTTTTGAAGTAGGAAATGATGGTAATAAATTGTTCCAAAAATTTCACTATCTGCGTGATGGTGTAACAGAACCAGGAATTGGATTAATTAGTAATCCTTTACCTCCATTCCCGCAAACTGGCCAACACACTTTTTATATTTATCAAACAGATGCGGAAAACAACAGCAAAAAATGGATACGAATTGGCGCACTCAGCAAACCAGATGTGACAACAGATTATCCTTGCCAATATCGTGTAACTCTAGACGATCAAGGTATCCTACGGATGCACGCTGGTGAAGTACCTTACTGGACATCAAATAGTCAAGAATGCCTAAAAGAAGAGGGATGCATTTATATTGCTGAATTAGAATTGCAACCCAACGAAGTTGATAAAGAACGCGATCCATTTTGCGGTATACATTAA
- a CDS encoding PAS domain-containing protein, with protein sequence MFSKKVQSYINQINFKEEEIQQDEKLFCQQTDTAPLMIWMAGYNALYCYFNSSWLEFTGTHLKTTASASAPGEEIGNIWDCRVHPEDRRECKNIYLKAFATYNSFQRQYRLRRADGEYRWILDTAVPRFSEDGSFVGYIGYCVDVTEVRATLKASYSVSTNSSRRLRKLTKQKQAGELTKIVKQLQSETAKRQAVEAQLRQKTSEHTAFLQVLPDLYFRIDADGSILDYKPGEIENQYITTGDCQGKSLRECLPAAGSDRFQQAITQVLETQSSVSFEYTLPLLQGKNNFETRLLPLPNQQIIVLIRHTSDKVQAALIENDTKFRTIIENTNNVIFALTLEGIFSYVSPNWTEIFGHEVAEVEGKSFVPFIHPDDVPICTDYFHRIATTTEKQDAIEYRIKHKNGTWRWHTSNSSAIRDTNGNVINFVGICYDTTDRKQAEEVLTERARLANFRAEVDAALTQSDSLQNMMRRCTDALVEHLDAAFARIWTLNKKENVLELQVSSGMYTHINGPHRCVPVGQFKIGLIAEEGKPHQTNSVQTDPRVGNKEWAKQEGMVAFAGYPLVVEDETVGVIAMFSRHTLTESTFKALEFAAQEIAIGIKRKQAEVALRESAQREALLNRLSNQIRASLDLNYIVETAVQEIRNLFQIDRCAFFWYRQEAEVPYWERVYEAKSSSLPCLLNDGEATNGEIELIAAKTLNREIIRINDVETVGDGIAQLFLQDFGFTAFMSLPVHTQSGEIGAFSCGSCSGFRPWLDNEVELLQAVTVQLAIAIDQAKLYTQSRIAAQTAQDKAQQLEAALLELQQTQAQLIQTEKMSSLGQLVAGIAHEINNPVNFIYGNITHAREYTKDLLNLVELYQQSHCPATPEIQQYIYNIDLDFLKQDLPKILDSMKIGAERIRQIVLSLRNFSRLDEDDTKAVNIHEGIDSTLMLLQNRLKAKPGHPEIQVIRDYGNLPPVVCHAGQMNQVFMNLLTNAIDVLEEGVGNAEEARGQGAASKGEEFSPLPPTPRPSASDALCPIPTIRLRTLIKEGRVIISISDNGLGMTEEVRKRLFDPFFTTKPVGKGTGMGLSISYQIVVKKHGGQIQCISAPGEGAEFVVMIPLEKQPGT encoded by the coding sequence GTGTTTTCTAAAAAGGTGCAGAGCTACATTAACCAAATCAATTTTAAAGAGGAAGAAATACAACAAGATGAAAAACTATTTTGCCAGCAGACAGATACTGCTCCTCTAATGATTTGGATGGCTGGATACAATGCACTTTACTGTTACTTCAATTCCAGTTGGTTGGAATTTACTGGAACACATCTAAAAACAACCGCTTCTGCATCTGCGCCAGGAGAAGAGATAGGGAATATCTGGGATTGTCGCGTCCATCCAGAAGATAGACGGGAATGTAAAAATATATACTTAAAAGCATTTGCGACATATAATTCTTTTCAAAGGCAATATCGTCTGCGTCGGGCTGATGGTGAATATCGCTGGATTTTAGATACAGCCGTGCCACGATTTTCAGAAGATGGCAGCTTTGTTGGTTACATCGGTTATTGTGTGGATGTAACCGAAGTGCGAGCTACCCTGAAAGCAAGCTACTCAGTATCTACAAATTCATCTCGTCGTCTACGCAAATTAACAAAACAAAAACAGGCGGGAGAATTAACAAAAATAGTAAAGCAACTACAGTCCGAAACTGCAAAACGCCAAGCAGTTGAAGCACAGTTACGCCAAAAAACATCAGAACATACAGCATTTTTACAAGTGCTTCCTGATTTATACTTTCGTATTGACGCTGATGGAAGTATTCTGGATTACAAGCCAGGGGAGATAGAGAATCAGTATATTACAACGGGAGATTGCCAGGGTAAGAGTTTGCGAGAATGCCTACCTGCTGCTGGAAGCGATCGCTTCCAGCAAGCAATAACTCAAGTACTGGAAACTCAATCTTCGGTCAGTTTTGAATATACCTTACCACTCCTACAAGGGAAGAATAATTTTGAAACTAGGTTATTACCATTACCAAACCAGCAAATCATAGTTCTTATCCGCCATACCAGCGACAAAGTACAAGCAGCATTAATAGAAAACGATACCAAGTTTCGCACCATTATTGAAAACACCAATAACGTTATTTTTGCCCTGACCCTTGAGGGGATATTTTCTTACGTTTCTCCTAACTGGACTGAAATTTTTGGACATGAGGTTGCAGAAGTTGAAGGCAAATCCTTTGTTCCCTTCATCCATCCCGACGATGTGCCTATCTGTACAGATTATTTCCACAGAATTGCGACAACAACCGAAAAGCAAGACGCAATTGAATATCGGATAAAACACAAAAACGGCACTTGGCGATGGCATACAAGCAACTCATCTGCTATTAGAGATACCAATGGTAATGTTATAAACTTCGTCGGTATTTGCTATGACACCACTGACCGCAAACAAGCAGAAGAAGTCTTGACAGAACGGGCGCGTTTAGCAAATTTTCGGGCTGAGGTAGACGCAGCCCTTACTCAGAGTGACAGCTTACAGAACATGATGCGCCGCTGCACCGACGCTTTAGTTGAACATCTGGATGCAGCCTTTGCTCGTATTTGGACGTTGAACAAAAAAGAGAACGTATTGGAGTTGCAAGTCAGTTCTGGGATGTATACCCACATTAATGGGCCCCATAGATGTGTGCCAGTGGGTCAATTCAAAATTGGTTTGATTGCCGAAGAGGGCAAACCTCACCAAACAAACTCTGTACAGACAGATCCCCGCGTGGGTAACAAAGAATGGGCAAAGCAAGAGGGCATGGTTGCCTTTGCTGGCTATCCCCTAGTTGTTGAAGATGAAACTGTAGGGGTGATAGCCATGTTTTCTCGCCACACACTGACAGAATCAACTTTTAAAGCCCTAGAATTCGCTGCCCAAGAAATTGCTATTGGTATCAAGCGCAAACAAGCAGAAGTTGCACTTAGAGAAAGTGCCCAAAGGGAAGCACTACTCAATCGTCTTTCTAACCAAATTCGAGCTTCCTTGGATCTCAATTACATTGTAGAAACCGCAGTGCAGGAGATCCGTAACTTATTCCAGATTGATCGCTGCGCCTTCTTTTGGTATCGGCAAGAGGCTGAGGTTCCCTACTGGGAAAGAGTATATGAGGCGAAAAGTTCCTCTTTACCCTGTCTGCTTAACGATGGAGAAGCAACGAATGGAGAAATCGAACTCATCGCCGCCAAAACCTTGAATAGAGAAATCATCCGCATTAATGATGTTGAGACTGTGGGCGATGGCATTGCACAGCTATTTTTGCAGGATTTTGGTTTCACTGCCTTTATGTCGCTACCAGTACACACCCAATCTGGCGAAATAGGTGCATTTAGCTGTGGTTCTTGTAGTGGCTTCCGGCCTTGGCTGGACAACGAAGTAGAATTACTACAAGCAGTTACAGTTCAATTAGCGATCGCTATTGACCAAGCCAAACTCTACACCCAAAGTCGCATTGCTGCCCAAACAGCCCAAGACAAAGCCCAGCAACTAGAAGCAGCATTACTAGAACTTCAACAAACCCAAGCCCAACTGATTCAAACTGAAAAAATGTCCAGTCTAGGACAATTGGTTGCAGGTATTGCCCACGAAATCAATAATCCCGTCAATTTTATCTACGGCAATATTACCCATGCCCGTGAATATACCAAGGATTTATTAAACTTGGTAGAACTTTATCAACAGAGTCACTGCCCAGCAACACCAGAGATTCAGCAATACATTTACAACATTGATTTAGACTTTCTCAAGCAAGATTTGCCCAAAATTCTTGATTCTATGAAAATAGGAGCCGAACGCATTCGGCAGATTGTCCTATCTTTACGCAATTTTTCTCGTCTTGATGAAGACGACACCAAAGCAGTAAATATCCATGAAGGTATTGATAGCACCTTAATGCTGTTGCAAAATCGTCTGAAAGCCAAACCAGGACATCCTGAAATCCAAGTAATTCGAGACTACGGCAACCTACCACCAGTAGTTTGTCACGCTGGACAGATGAATCAGGTGTTTATGAATTTGCTGACAAATGCGATCGATGTTTTAGAAGAGGGAGTGGGGAACGCGGAAGAAGCAAGGGGGCAGGGAGCAGCGAGCAAGGGAGAAGAGTTTTCTCCTCTGCCCCCCACACCCCGCCCCTCTGCCTCTGATGCCCTATGCCCCATCCCGACAATTCGCCTTCGCACCCTCATCAAAGAAGGTCGGGTAATTATTAGCATTAGCGATAATGGACTAGGCATGACTGAGGAAGTACGCAAACGCTTATTTGACCCCTTCTTCACGACAAAACCTGTAGGTAAAGGTACTGGTATGGGATTATCAATTAGCTATCAAATTGTTGTCAAAAAACACGGCGGGCAAATCCAGTGTATTTCAGCACCAGGAGAAGGTGCTGAATTTGTCGTTATGATTCCACTAGAGAAGCAACCCGGAACGTAG
- a CDS encoding cyclase family protein, whose translation MIQPQSQNSITYRNIIHLSHVIDIDIPQWSGDPTVEFETVAELNNDGYYLRRFSLGEHSATHINAPNSFHSYSMGIDEYPAQSLIVPAVVIDIRQATALNSDYALTIADVVAWEEQYGEILPGCVVILNTGWQKKWFDKSAFLNHDAQGIAHFPGFGSDATQFLLNERQIAGVGIDTHGVDPGQDNSFATNRLVLEKPRIVLENLTNLDQLPPKGTTLAIAPLRLRGGSGSPVGVLALVP comes from the coding sequence ATGATACAACCTCAAAGTCAAAATAGTATCACCTATAGAAATATTATCCACCTAAGTCATGTAATTGACATAGATATTCCTCAATGGTCTGGCGACCCCACAGTAGAATTTGAAACTGTGGCTGAACTAAATAATGATGGCTATTATCTCCGACGTTTCTCCTTGGGGGAACATAGCGCTACCCATATCAACGCCCCTAACAGCTTTCATAGCTATAGTATGGGAATCGACGAATACCCAGCCCAATCTCTGATTGTACCTGCGGTAGTCATAGATATTCGCCAAGCTACAGCGCTGAATTCTGATTATGCCCTGACGATCGCTGATGTTGTGGCTTGGGAAGAACAATACGGTGAGATTCTTCCTGGCTGCGTAGTTATATTGAACACTGGTTGGCAGAAAAAGTGGTTTGATAAAAGTGCATTCCTCAATCATGATGCTCAAGGAATTGCCCATTTTCCAGGCTTTGGCAGCGATGCAACTCAATTCTTACTGAATGAGCGGCAAATTGCTGGAGTAGGAATTGATACTCATGGTGTAGACCCCGGACAGGATAACAGTTTTGCTACTAATCGCCTGGTATTAGAAAAACCGCGAATTGTCTTGGAAAATCTCACCAATTTGGATCAGTTGCCACCCAAAGGTACTACTCTAGCGATCGCACCTCTAAGATTACGTGGTGGTTCTGGTTCTCCTGTAGGAGTATTGGCGTTAGTGCCTTAA
- a CDS encoding dynamin family protein, with the protein MEPDKLGRFKEYGEFILRKIDSVPQHPSKQEDWVPASLDDCLLRLRSAAQKTVDLATSPVKIGVMGEFSSGKTLLLGSLIGYADALPVSENPTTGNVTAIHIIPQDDFATTQLSNFTVEYLSHEGVHECLRFMLGEAHKRTTAAGLPPIPVSRLNSGKDIIGWCEEAWNSSNNLELRYLLRELVLFLRAYQAYGEVMCGGHYQIDAITAREGLQLVEQPMAIQGLKFEDLPPAHIRLPSPPQRLPTKLLQNSFPLIRRVDIDVKISREIWDFTGGAKFILIDFPGLGAANSGARDTFLSLRELAEVQTILVLLNGKSPGSDRANKIFTMMQQQRPGQDLKDLILVGVGRFDQLPLDSEGGERELDQLIEDSPHLKEETVFQKLKVLQTTIDGAEAFTTQKDRIVLLSPLLGLAELAKRSSTVKAGSPDFLANLDYPDYLDRSKRLQDKWELLSERLLDTDPRSNLGKQLGYFGQDGGLSKLRELIQTHVATHGLKQLYEDTRRAADVVSQQQDHLKDIIDEIHEQGIPTGDSPAFIELRFVVESLDKIYRNFQKDLGTEPLKDRRGIVVSDVVKDELTFRILNWNQWTLLFNKANNGAIALAESKGAAGKLFDRGNRVNTSLPTKSDDFYPVFEKTVQEVEDFARDRIHQAVVDLLNQLSNYVAPEREQLQVLFHPDMEQEIEEKFGFEDADLFYKLLLGCDPNEWKEAIISEINSKDKNVAPETIFPLARQDEKHNIGQIFDWAPEKSQGLSRSSNHQLLVLRLRDEITASASLHLVQYVSEVNQQINSELEGILDQIIPSLQNLSKKETLLRYLAAGDLPPEIAIPTWLQILSEIAAVSYLDV; encoded by the coding sequence ATGGAACCAGATAAACTGGGCCGTTTTAAGGAGTACGGCGAATTCATCCTCCGAAAGATTGATTCTGTGCCCCAGCACCCTTCAAAACAAGAAGATTGGGTTCCAGCTAGTCTTGATGACTGTCTCCTGCGTTTGCGATCGGCTGCCCAGAAAACTGTAGACCTTGCAACTTCACCTGTCAAAATTGGGGTGATGGGGGAATTCAGTAGTGGAAAAACTTTACTTTTAGGCAGTCTAATTGGATATGCAGATGCTTTACCTGTCAGTGAAAACCCCACTACAGGTAATGTTACTGCCATACATATTATCCCGCAAGACGACTTTGCAACTACTCAACTAAGTAATTTTACTGTAGAATATCTTTCTCACGAAGGGGTACATGAGTGTCTACGCTTCATGCTAGGAGAAGCCCATAAACGGACGACAGCAGCAGGGCTTCCTCCGATACCAGTATCGAGACTTAACTCTGGCAAAGATATTATTGGTTGGTGTGAGGAAGCTTGGAATAGTAGTAATAATTTGGAGTTACGTTATTTACTGCGGGAGTTGGTATTATTCCTGCGGGCTTATCAAGCTTATGGGGAAGTGATGTGTGGTGGGCACTACCAGATTGATGCTATTACCGCCCGTGAAGGGCTACAGCTGGTCGAACAGCCAATGGCAATCCAAGGTCTAAAATTTGAGGATTTACCGCCAGCGCATATTCGATTACCAAGTCCACCCCAAAGACTACCAACAAAGTTATTGCAGAATAGCTTCCCACTGATCCGCCGTGTAGATATCGATGTGAAAATCTCACGGGAAATTTGGGATTTTACAGGTGGAGCTAAATTTATTCTGATTGACTTTCCAGGATTGGGGGCTGCTAATTCGGGGGCTAGGGATACCTTTTTGTCACTGCGAGAACTGGCAGAAGTGCAAACAATTTTGGTATTGCTCAATGGTAAATCTCCCGGTAGCGATCGCGCCAACAAAATTTTCACCATGATGCAGCAGCAGCGACCGGGACAAGACTTGAAAGATTTAATTCTCGTTGGTGTGGGTCGCTTCGATCAACTCCCCCTAGACAGTGAAGGTGGCGAAAGAGAACTTGACCAACTGATTGAAGATAGTCCACATTTAAAAGAGGAAACCGTTTTCCAAAAACTCAAAGTTCTGCAAACTACTATTGACGGTGCAGAAGCCTTTACAACCCAAAAAGACCGGATCGTTTTACTGTCGCCATTGTTGGGACTAGCTGAATTAGCAAAACGTTCTAGTACCGTCAAAGCGGGTTCACCAGATTTTTTGGCTAACTTAGATTATCCTGATTACCTAGATCGGTCTAAACGGCTACAAGATAAATGGGAGTTATTAAGCGAACGGCTGTTAGACACCGATCCCCGCAGTAATTTAGGCAAACAGCTAGGTTATTTTGGTCAAGATGGTGGACTTAGTAAGCTGCGGGAATTGATTCAAACTCACGTAGCAACTCACGGTTTGAAGCAACTGTATGAAGATACTCGCAGGGCGGCTGATGTAGTGAGTCAGCAACAAGACCACTTGAAAGACATCATAGATGAAATTCACGAGCAAGGTATCCCCACAGGAGACAGCCCCGCCTTTATCGAGTTGCGCTTTGTAGTCGAAAGCTTGGATAAAATCTATAGGAATTTTCAAAAAGATTTAGGGACAGAACCACTCAAAGACCGACGCGGTATTGTCGTCAGCGATGTCGTAAAAGACGAACTCACTTTTAGAATCCTCAATTGGAATCAGTGGACATTACTCTTCAACAAAGCCAACAATGGAGCGATCGCTCTGGCAGAATCTAAAGGTGCAGCTGGGAAATTATTCGATCGGGGAAACCGTGTAAATACTTCCCTGCCAACTAAGAGCGATGATTTTTATCCAGTATTTGAAAAAACCGTTCAGGAAGTAGAAGATTTTGCCCGCGATCGCATCCATCAAGCAGTGGTAGATTTGTTGAACCAATTGTCAAATTATGTAGCCCCAGAACGCGAACAATTACAGGTACTTTTCCATCCAGATATGGAACAAGAAATTGAAGAGAAATTTGGTTTTGAAGATGCCGATCTCTTTTACAAGTTATTACTCGGATGCGATCCTAACGAATGGAAGGAAGCAATCATCTCGGAAATTAATAGTAAAGATAAAAACGTTGCACCTGAAACCATCTTTCCCCTAGCGCGTCAAGACGAAAAACACAACATTGGTCAAATCTTTGACTGGGCACCAGAAAAAAGCCAGGGTTTATCTAGATCGAGCAATCACCAACTTTTAGTACTGCGACTGCGAGATGAAATCACTGCTAGCGCTAGTCTCCATCTTGTGCAGTATGTTAGTGAAGTTAATCAGCAAATTAATTCCGAATTAGAAGGCATTTTGGATCAAATTATTCCTAGTTTGCAAAACCTTTCAAAAAAAGAAACTTTGCTGAGATATTTAGCGGCTGGGGATTTGCCACCTGAAATAGCAATTCCTACTTGGTTGCAGATTCTTTCTGAAATCGCTGCTGTTTCTTACTTAGATGTTTGA
- a CDS encoding Rpn family recombination-promoting nuclease/putative transposase codes for MERVQQEQITVLAKKEIIDVITTIAVYKFANLSREEVEAMLGVKLEETRVYQEAKQEGREELKLELLPQLLASGMPIEEVAKLLNLTIEKVRLATGQEFSRPT; via the coding sequence ATTGAGCGGGTGCAACAAGAACAGATAACTGTTTTAGCGAAGAAAGAGATAATAGATGTAATCACAACGATCGCTGTTTATAAATTTGCCAACTTAAGTCGTGAAGAGGTAGAGGCTATGTTAGGAGTTAAGTTAGAAGAAACTAGGGTTTATCAAGAAGCTAAACAAGAGGGACGAGAAGAACTAAAACTTGAACTTCTACCTCAGCTTTTAGCTAGTGGTATGCCAATAGAAGAAGTTGCCAAGTTACTTAATTTAACTATCGAAAAAGTAAGACTTGCAACTGGGCAAGAATTTTCAAGACCGACTTAG